The genomic window cgATTTTAGGATAATTAATTAGTATATTATAACATGATTGTAGGATAATTTGATAAAAGAATCGTGGAGGTAATCTATTAGCAGTCAGATATACaataaattaaagaattaattggtcattctattaaaaattctatcaatttttattgttaaaaactaatcATTACATGAGGTACACGTGGCAGACCAAACCAGACCAATTTTTAATAGGGTTCCTCTGCAAAGTTCGTCCACAGAGGGTGAGTCAAGGCCTAAGATTAGGCCGAAAGGCATAGTCGTTGGACAACAGATGAATATTCTTGTACTACCCATTGTTGGTCCCGAGGGACGAAGGAGGCTAGATTAGTCGAAAGATGGTTACCAGTTCAAGGACGTAAGGTGCCCCTGCTTTTTCAGGGTAAGAAGGGGTAGAGAAAATTCCATGAGCCAATGTTCAAGTACCAGTTCATCTTCGGCGCAAGAGCACTTGATCAATGAGCTATTACGCACTCTTTCAAGGGTGGCTGCTTCTAGGCAAACCTCCTGGTTATCTCTGCACCTATACCTTATTTATCATTGAACGGTCATTTAGGCACCTTAGCTGGTGATCCAGACTATTTTTCTTTCGACGATGAAGCTTATCTCCCATCGTCTCACCAGCTAACCTCGACccttattattttgaggtcataTCTAGTATTCAGAGTTTGCCTCAATTTGGTACTGCTCTCACAGCCCTTATTGAAACAATGTtacggatgaaattttaatagaaaagaccaatttgctttttgatttaatgtataagaactaatttatacctatttttgagtaaaaaaataaaatacaattttgtAGCTCCTAGTACAAaagcctccatggtacttttaccaggataattttattatatatattataataaaaaagttaagtaaacataagtttaaattattaagataaatacaaaaaaaataaaaataaaacaagttgaGAGTCGTTATAGGGTTTGGTGTTGAAgttacacacacatatatatatataaacaatgaaGTAGATAAGAATGAAACGCCATAGTTGACTAAGCAATTTGGgctttataattcaaataaaacattagaaaaagaaagaaatagtaTATAAGTTAAAACAAAAATGTGCCCTACAAGACGAAACTTTAACATTTTTCGTTGAAGTTTTcctctatttttttcctttttcactttattttcgaaaccatgcatgcatatatattttCTACCGTCCCTATCCTAATAATGGTCCAACTATCCTTTACGGGTATGCCACTTTTCTCTTTATGTTTTTTCATGTTTAAGTTTACctttatttgttaagaagaatgTTAATAAGTactgattgagtcttaattcgattggtatGTATATTGTTGTCATTGCAAgaggacgtgagtttgagtgTACTGATGCGCGTTATCCTCTAATTTATGGGTTGAGGAGAGGCTATGGATAGTTTTAGACATTATGTGCCCTTTTAAGGGATGAATGAGTGTCATTGGTTTAAAATATCATGTTTCATATTTGTTATACCTCCAACAAGAGAGGACACACGACAAGTTGAAAGACCATCGAAGGGATGAACTCCGCTGCTATAATTTTGGAAGGTCGTTGGAACCCTCACCTCCCATTCCTTTAGCCTCCCAAACTTTTGGATAAAAATGTGATCTTCTTGGTCGCCAAACCTCACGTGGGTTCAGCTACTCTGTACCATCAAATCAGAATGAATGATAAGATTTGTCCTATTATAAACATCGCAGTCCCATCGAAGACATCTGCCTCATGCATTCCGCAATGATGGTTAGATGGCTAGTTCAACATGCTAACACCATCTTACACGGGATCCCCGCCTATAAATACCTCCAAGAACGATGGAGAAGGGATCGATTCTCAAGTATACAAAGCCTATTCTCTATCAACTTACTTTGAGTACTTAGTCCTTGCGTTCTCTCCACCTTCACTCCTTATAACCTCCAGCTCTCTGCCTCGACTGGATGAACCGACCACCGTAACCACTACCTCGTCTTCCTCCTAGTTCTTTCCTCGTTGTATCACTAAATCAACAATATTCATTTAGCCAACTGtagcaacaacaaaaaaaatcaaacaaataaagaATGAAACTTGGTGGGATTAAATGTAAAAGTTAAAAGTTTTTCAAACAAATATGTcttgtatttaaaatattacaatGAGACAGATAAATATGTGATATTATTTAATGACCGATTCagattattttaaagtttaaccGGTGATGCTAAGATTTGTTCTAATATTGATTCAGTTATATTTCGATTTTCAATaggtgtgaatttatatttgtaagtcatttaaaaaacaaaaacaaaaataatatcattaatcAATAGGAGATTATTAagctcttttttttccctttcacgGTCAGCTTTGATTCATTGTTCCACTTTAGAATGATGTACGGCGTTACTTGTCGTGATTTGTCCACTTGGCAGTAGGGCCCACCACTTTAGAGTGGGTCCCACGTATCTACCACTTGTAATCTATGAATACTACGGTAAAGTACCACCATTTATGTACGAACTCAGACCGGCTgcctaatatttttttaatggttaaattccACTCATGGTCATTCAATTATTagtaactttacattttagtaaCCCGATTATGTaaagttataatttaatcattcaattattCGGAATTCATCATTTAAGTCACTACTTCATAAAATTACTCATGGACATCAACGTGAACCATTAGTTCACTATTTCTCAAATACACTTTTCATTTTGCTCACATAGTCACATTGACATCGTTGGCAACTTTTCGTGATTCCATCTTTGTGGCaaaatcattgaattattcaaaattcTGATTAAGTTCTCATCTTGATCAGTGATCGCGTTGACAACATTAGCAAGTTAATGAATGGATGACTTAAATGATTAATTTCGAATAACtaagtgaccaaattgtaacatTTTATAATTGActgattaaaatgtaaatttattgtTAGTTGAGTGACCAAGGTGTGGTTTACTTTTTTAGGTCAAAATTTTCTATTAGCACTTTACTTTGCATAAGTTATGGGTTTAGTCCTTATAATTTAATCTCGTAaattttagtccttgtactttttaaattttaaatttcattaatgaaCTGGTTAATCCATTTGATTAAATTATCCTATTAGTGTTATACCATGCATAAAGTTGTAAATTTAATCCATGTCCTCCGCTTGTAGattaaattttagtcttaataCAAAATGACAACCGTTAAATCCAAAAACTAACTTTTTTTGTGAGTAATAGCAAACTAATATGACATTACACGTATGGTAATATATTTGTCACCttagattttagaaataacaaaactttaatgaatttaatagctaCCATTTGATCATGActgaaattctaaaatttgaaaaatacaagatCTAAAACTGATCAAATTAAATTACAGatattaaatccacaacttacacatagtataaggactaatagtagaatttaaccctTCTTTTTTAGTTTATTCACTACTCTCATCTATTTAAACCACAACTCCACCTCTAACAAGTTTCAAACTCTCTAGTGTCACCCCATCTCGAAACCCTATTTCCTCCATTTTTGACCCTTCCATAGCTCTTATAATTACATCCCTaattccccccccccttttttttcttggttCATCTTCATTTTCTACATCTACCCAAGGTTTTAGTGTAGTTCTTGAGGCGGCCTATAaagattacaaaataataataattagcaGGCTACTTTATATATAGTAATGAAATACTCAGTTGCAGAGAAGGGTTCTTGTTGttactaattactaaactaagctATTTAATTCCATGAGAAAGATAAGAGGATTCAAGATCGGAAAACGGGTTATCCGATTTTCAAAGTGGGTCATCGGCAAAGCTCGGAGGAAACCATATGGATACCGTCGTTTAAAACAGGGAGGACTGTTTAGCAAATCAAACTCTTTGTCCAAGTTCATCAACTGGGGTCGCCGgttgaaaaacggggctaaatCTATATGTTCGGTGAAACTCGGGTCGGCTTATGGACCCATAGAGGAAAAACCGATTGAAGTTCCGAAAGGTCATTTGGCCGTCTACGTCGGTCGAAGAAACGGCGGCGATTTTCATAGAGTGTTGGTGCcggttatttattttaatcaccCTTTGTTCGGCGAGCTATTAAGAGAAGCTGAAAAGGAGTATGGGTTTTGTCAccaaggtggaatcacgattccCTGTGGGTTCTCGGAATTTGAGAAGGTTCAGACCCGGATCGCCGCCGGAACCGTCGGAAGGAAAGCCGTTTGGAAGCGTCACTATTGAGAGGCTGCAGCCGCCGACGTTGGTAGTGGTAAATAAAGTCGATAATTAATTCTGGTCAATGGATTATGATAATGATGTTTTTGTATACTAAACATTTTCGATGGTGTAATGAATTTTCAGGTGTACATTAtagaaaggttaaaatatgccattcATCCCTATATTCTTTGCAAATTTGAAACTTAattcctatacttttatttttaggaatttaatttttttacttttaaattttaaaattcaaattcaattattaacactgctaaatttattggtgtgacacttgaaataaaaaaataagacattacaattaacttgaatttaacaaaataattttaacaattaaacttaaattttgaaatatataaaatagagagactaaatttttaaaagtaaaagtataaggactaaaatctAAATTCACGAAAAATAGTGCTATATTTTAACTTTATAGAAAATACTTTTCTTTATAAATGagtaattcattttaaatttaatatatgatattatataaACAATTATTTATGTGGAAAATATGACTAATAATTGTGATTGATTGTGATTTTGATAATAAGTATATGATTATAATTTGCTATGGTATCCTTTTCCTTCTCAAACTTTTTCTACAAACTTTAGCCCATAGTTGATAACATAGatttaaaatgattaaacaaGTTGCATGATATTTGTATAAAGGTTACCTCttgatatgttatttttatatttaaaaggtataaaatttaaatttttgttacaaAGAGGAGGGATGGcataatttgaattattcaaTGGTTTCGAATTGATTTACTTTGGatggaaattttcatttttgaaaagTGGATACAGAGCAAGACAGGTAGATTTTTTCTTTTGGACAATAAATATGAAATGGTTACAGTAATTAATTTCCCCTCTCGTTCCACCCCCACTCTagtatatgaaattatcattttatccttaTATATAACTATCAAAAgggtaaaaatatattaaaatattataaaaattcatacattttatgtttaaatatttttttttgaagaattatgtctaaatatttacaatattaaagacaaatagcaaaaattaaattgaagtgaGATGGGGTGAGGTGGGGTGGGGATGTATGCATCCAACATCCATGGAGCTATTAGTGGTTTTCAAGATTATATATCTATAGTGGAGTGGGACGAGTGATGGAGCAGGCCAATTGTGAAACAATGGTGAATTTAGCAACAGCCGCTTCCGCCCTACTCAATTGTCATCCCTAGCAATGAGGTATTGTTGGCAAAAGCTAAGGCTTTGAACCCTTGAGTATCTAAATTCAAGTCTACACTCTATTGTAATATATGAGTTTTTAGTCTTACCATGCTAAATTACTATGAGTGGATTTAATTTTCTTATACTTCGATTCttcgtatatttatattttgtattgatttaattctttattatttaacttaTAAACTTGTTGagattaactttaaaaaaatatttattagaattgttataacttaaaagaaagtgaattatttttttcttttaaacattaagattaaaagaaaaagaaagtaggCAAATGGCGTGTGTCACCATAAGTGTCCTAGTCATGCACCTTGAATGTGTCAGTGACAAATCCTATAGTAGATATGGAAATCACAAGTAGAGTCACCATATAGACAAATTCTGCCACTACCTTTTATGTATAAAAATGGATCTTTTTTGATAGTCTAATTAAATGGCCTTAAGTTATTTACCACATATAAAGCACCCTGGACCATGTCCATGTGGTCCATCATTTTACCTATATACTCAACCCACCCATGTGCAATGCATCATTGCTTCCATTTTCATCTAAACCACCCATAAAAACCTTATAAAGAATTATCATTTTcacatataattcataaaaagaaaaagggttgGTTTCCCTCACTAGAATGCAGCTTTGGCAAGAAACATACTATAATGCTTAACTATATAGTGATTTCCATGTCAgttatttcttaaaatattatGAAAGTTATACTAAAATTATTCTAAACATAAAAGTTATCTGAGAGAATTTAAGTTTAAaaactataattaaaattattaagagAATTaaccacaaattttaaaaaatttaaccttcATAAATAGTACTATATCTCATTATGATGTGCTCATAAATTGAGAAGTCTTGTTATATTGAACTTTCAACCAAAATAAGAAAGTAGGGCAAGTAATTGGCCATAAAATTGAATTGATATGAATGTAACACATTTTATaatcagtttttttttaagagcacttgtgacaaaaaaattaatcattattattgatggtggatactttaatttaaaaaatatatatttaagaccGAATGTGATCGGCTACTAGATAACTTGTACTAATTGGCATTCATGAATGGCTTAAATCATGAATAGTTTCAAGTTTCATGTAAGTAAAGATCGACACATAAAGAACTAAAGTGAGTCTTGCTTGAGTGGTTTGATGGTGGAATGCATCAAAGGtctctacaaaaaaaaaagaagtaaaatgtTGACCCTAATCTATGAACTTGTCTACGGGTTAAGTGGTCCGATTCGACTTAAGCTAGGCATAAATAAGGATTTgtcatttttaaccaaaaaaaagtcatttctatttaaattttgcTAGTTTTATAAAcaccttttatatatatttggattataatattacatatttaatttttatatgatataaattatataatatataaaaataaaagaaagtaacatattatataaaatttgaaaataggttGGGTTAAGTTGGGTTTAAATCTTGAATATTAGAGTCCAAGTCTGATTCATATATTAAATGCTCTTAAACTATTAATTTTGTTCCATTTTACATAAAAAGTTTATGACATCTAATGAAAATATGCCACGTGTCATGTCCTTATTAGTTGATATAATTTTTCGGAAAGCTAAgataaaattaagaatttagaaccacttttaattttaaaaattaaatggtaATTTACTAGTGAAGTTATCAAATTTGGTTGTCCTGCATTATGAATGGTAAGGTTTAACGatgttatataattaaattaaattttgagtttttgtaAAGTATGAAGatcaaattatgataaattaaagtTGAGGGGCTACTTCCCAATTTTTGTAGAGTAGAAGGATGTAATTCATAATAAGACCTATTCATAACAAGGATACTATTATTGGCTTAATTATAGTTTTACTACCTTTACtatgctaaaattttatatttaattcctTTACTTCTATAATGTTATTATCAATCTAAATTGACAACAGTATGCCACTATAAACAGTGTTTTCCATCACGTTTAACAATGCATATGAAAACCACTTTTATAAACAAGGGTTAGATGCAGCAGTAAAACACACTGCattattaggaaaaaaaattaagttttaaacTCTGAagacaataatattagaaaaaaacaatcacaaaccttaaaaaaattaaatctttatGAATAATAAAACGAACACGAAAATACCTTTATATTCACGTAAAAGAAAGTTTTACAGTACATGACAATactattaaagttttagaaattttccattattaattaattgttgaaacAGGTTTGAAATGGATAGATTTTaaacttagattatgaaaaggactaaattgtaagttaATTTAtcttgtttgttaactttgttatattagggaccaaattgaataaatgtaaaacatgtcatgaaattatgttagaaatagaaaatataaggtccctaatgagaATATATGAAATTAGGTCCGAAGAAACTGAAAGTTATGTTTATCTtgagttcagggactaaattgaataaatagtaaaattattggaaaatgtgcccatattatagtaaacatgtaattgctttctatgtatttgaacaatggataaataaataaataaataaatttttcacttttcaCTATTATACCTTGTAACAACCTTCACCAGAACAAAGCGTCGAGTTCAAGCTCCGGGATGCCGCACCCGTTGTTGGAGCAACTATCGATGAAAACATTGAAAACAAATCATTTGAACACTCAAATATGTCATAATTACAATCTTAACATGATAATTATACTTTTCTGAGACTTAATCGGGCTTACGAAAACTCATTTGTAGACCCGAGCATGAACAAAGACCAAATagcaaagttttcaaaatttcccCAATTGATATCGATACCCCATGAAGGTACTGATACCAAAATTAACTTCGatgtttcataaaataaaatttccccAATTGATATCGATACCCCATGAAGGTACTGATACCAAAATTAACTTCGATGTTTCATAAAATACTTTCTTTTACGTATCGATATTGTTATTTGGTAACGATACCATTTTAGCATTATGTTTTGTAACGATTTAAAACCAAAGTTTAATAGTATGGATACACGtgtaaaatatcgataccctaatGTAGGTATTGATACTCTAGCCCGGGATCGATATTGTTTTGACATTCTGTTTGTTTGAAAAACTGATTGAAAATGTTAGGTATCGATACATTTAACAATGTATCGATACCTTAAAGCCAATGTGACAAAAACTACCATGTGGTCCCTTTTCATTCCAAAACCAAAATTGGTTAAGATATGCCCTTAATCACACATCACACCTGCACAAAATGCTCCCAATAGATACCAATCAATGCATATAGCCATTACCAATTCAAAACATCACAATTTGACACCAATTCAATCCAAACAACTTAGCAATTACACAACCCATCTAACATACTTTCAACCATTCAACCAATTAAAGACGATCAAATTCATGTTCAAATCATACTATTGAATCTTCAAATTTTATCATTCATATTGATTCACacacgcacacacacacacacacacacacacacacacacacacacacacacacacacacacacacacacacacacacacacacacacacacacatatatatataacttatcaTATtgtcaaaacattcatttgaacATATATGGATATTAGCTACTCACAACCAAACATTAAACAAGGTTTCAACCAACCATCCATTCACaagttattaaataaataaacacctatgtacatgccacaataTCGAAATTAAACGAGTAAAAGTCTACCGAGTTAGTAGAGGGATAATGTGATATTTGTGAAGTCTGATTGACAAGTCTGCAAACCGAATATCTACAAAGAAGGAAAACAACTGGATAAAcattttgaatgcttagtaagttaaaAGGTATTAAAACGATAACTTACCTTGATTCATAATATAACTAGTCAAACTAAATAACTTGGTAGAGTTTACCTAGCATGACAATCACAACCACAAAGTGAGCTTAAATGCCAAAATCCATTTTACCAAGTaccatttcataacatatcaatGCATACATTTGAGTGGTAATATATGAAGGCCCAAGTTTAGTATCCAATTCATACTTGAATTCTTGATTATCAAATATATATGTAACCTCTCAAACTcggtctagacgttatggctaaattccgaaggctacattagccactgaaatggCCAAATAAAAATCGTTCAGTTtgaaaaccactattttgatcaatttttcaGAAAACTTAGCGCGGTTGCCTTAGGTTTATTAAATACATCCTATTGTTAGGTTATCTATAATTTAAGTCCAATTTATTCGAAAGATGTgtcatttgaaaataaaaaccctCAATTGATTTTGTCAGTAAACCTTTAGAAAAACTATGTTTCACTATTTTACAGCAGAAAAAATGTTGcttttggtttttgtttgaaATCCCATGTTTTGAATCATATTAGGCCGATTATTAAACTTGATAgatttttaaccaaaatttcatgcaTGAAAAAACCAAGTAAAATCAACCCATGCCACAGTCCATGTTAACAAAATTTATAGTcccaaaattaaaaatcaaaataagtaaAGTAGAATAAATAATACTTTAGTAACTGAAAATCTGATACGAGACCTTCGTATGTCAAGTTCGATCTTAATCTTGAGGGTTATCTGTAAGATATAAACTAAAGGGGTAAGCTTGAAAGTTCAGTGTGAGCCTTAATCATAAGAAATCAATGTACTAAAGACCGTAAAAGCATGTAAATAATCAGAGATAGAAGTAATAACAGTGTCACAGATCATTGTGTTTCAGAATATACAGAATCATAGAGTTCTCAGAACGTATGTACATGTGCATGAATGTCAGTGCAATTTCCTACCCATCTATCTACTACACACcatgagttccccaaaactcattCATTCATACACACCATAACAGTAAGAGTCGTAGAtcattgtggataaaccaccagtaaCAATAAATAATTGCATATAAACTACCAGTAGTTTGCGGACGAATCGCCAGAACTTTGAACAATACTCTAGTGTTGTGGCTATACTACCAAAACTCCCATATTAGTGGATTAATCGCCAGAGCTCCCAtatttgtggataaaccactagaaCTCCATAGAATTCCTTTGTCACCAATATTCCCAGCCCCATGCAATAGAATGGCATAACATGCATGACAAGACCAAGTACAGTACAGAATAGTGACATGTATTAACATGCGATCAATGATTTAGTAACAATTACATGCTTTACATGCAATCATTATACAGTAACAGACAATGACATGCTTTTTTCATGCAATCATAACATAGTAATAATCATTATACTTAATAGAATAAGTCGTGCAATAACATGCAATCAATCATCAATAGCAGTAAGCAATCGGCTGGTTAACCCCTATAGCACTACATATTTGATTAACCACACCTTAAGTCTCTAGACATTTGTCCATCACCAATTAGGTCACTTAATGCATTCGGCCATACCACACACCACTTACAATGCTCAACAATCTCTTAAACAGTCCAATATACATTCGGCTACTTTTCACCACCACGTACCATGCACACAAAAAACAACATGTATATACTATACATTCAACAATTACCAAAACTACAAATaggataaaataggatcatattgcgAGAGCGGATTTATCCCAAAGgcattaaggatatcctatgaaggtaacaTACTTATGATAAGGTAATTGGATAAGCACTGATCGAGTTGCTTTaataatggtatgtcattagggagagctcagtcacgatattatagtggaatgactttgtgactaaatgagtttataattaatacacgaaaagctagaacttaattataattacATATGTCTAACCAGGACCTCCATTAActtgttgaaaccaaaaatgaattgcatgttgaattaaatgaacataaatggataTAATTGATAAGGTTAGAGAAATAagaaacattcagaaatgaatatggttttctcactaagtatgaaaataacatgagaattaatttatgattttttgaataattaattaattaattaattgaagttcgaaaattaaattaaattaattggttattgtgaatccgttgaatgtagaaattaaatatattttctcatagattcttttacggtaaagttgtcataTTTTTAATGGATTaatttaaattagtttaataaataatgtctatttaaagaaatagaaaaacatgtattgggttgtattaaattataaagtgttgggttaaaagttcaggaagtacatataattggacccaacACAGAAGAAGTCCCAAATCTCCATTATAACACATACGAAGGGAGGCACACCCTATTATTCATCTCTCTCCTAGTTCAACTAGAaagttgtttttcttttaaatagaCTTCTaccaattcaacaagggtttcacttcttttacctataaatatatggcaccGGTAGGTCTATACACAATAAGTtttacacaactttgagatatcgttattctgcccaaaaatagtgagaatttatttctaagtataaattctattttttgaaataacaattctaccggttTCTATTTAAGAGAGATTTTTGTTTTCCCactgaaagtaaagtaaataatttatggttctatgtttgatttgaatttttcaagcccacactcgaagtagttcatgGTACGAAAATAGCAGAGAAGACCGTTCGATTGAAAGTCAGGAACAACAAGGATCCGTCTAGCTGAAAACATATGTGCAGTTCGAGTAAAGTTTATTGCTATCAATATAAAAACCGGactcgattttcaaatttttaattttttattgtgcaagaaaataattttctcattagATTTTTTTTCAACAATGTTACAAAGACACTTATGGAATTATCATCTTATATTGGTTTTTAGCTTTACTTTATAGAAAAGTGATTAGACTATGACTCTAATGTAAGCAAAATTTAACTAGTATTTAAACTTAAGTTTTGTCTAGGTTAAAGTAACTGATGGATTGAGAGAGCACAAATTAGTTTAAGTAAGGAATGTCTTATGTGTGCATTGTTTTTGTAAGCAATCAAGAGATCCTCTTGTATTGCAAAACTAAACTTTCGAAGGGGAAGCTTAGGTGGGAGAGTGATTTAGTCTTTGTACAGCAGTGAGATCACTAAATTGATGCGAGTTAGGTCGATGTTAGAACATAAATCATTAGCTGTACTATGAGAAAGATAGTGAATCATAGCTCTAGGTAAGGCCCCGCAGATGTAGACTAAAGTTGAACCGCGTAAACAATCTCAGTGTTCATCTTTATGTTTTTGCACATTTGATTTTGTGGTTGAAACTGTGGTCATAGTTTCTAGCACTATTTTAGTCACAGATTCTGTTTGCAAAGCAAGTACCCCTTATTTCTacagaatgaaaataaaaagttcataaaaattcaaaaacaattaGCATGGAGTACATGTAAATCGCCATGTTGACtgcaatatttaaaaaattaacgttttactcaaaatttctattaaaaaacaACACTTCAGttcttttttaaaaggttaatagtCAAATTGACGtttaaaataaagcaaaaatcaaattaactaaaactaaagactaaaataaaaaaaatcaacattcaaatttgtaaaaatag from Gossypium hirsutum isolate 1008001.06 chromosome D12, Gossypium_hirsutum_v2.1, whole genome shotgun sequence includes these protein-coding regions:
- the LOC107945607 gene encoding auxin-responsive protein SAUR36 encodes the protein MRKIRGFKIGKRVIRFSKWVIGKARRKPYGYRRLKQGGLFSKSNSLSKFINWGRRLKNGAKSICSVKLGSAYGPIEEKPIEVPKGHLAVYVGRRNGGDFHRVLVPVIYFNHPLFGELLREAEKEYGFCHQGGITIPCGFSEFEKVQTRIAAGTVGRKAVWKRHY